TTTGACAGAGCAGGCCCTAAAGGAGCCTCTGCCTGAGACAAATTCTGTAGATGGACGAGAGAAGACTCTGACTATTGTCCAAAAAGATTCCTCTGAACTTCCAACCACTAAACCTAATTCAATGGATAATTCCACTCTGGGATACCTCACTGCACCGAATTCTTCCTCATTAAACTTCCACCGCATCTCTAAGAACCCAGAGGGGCAGACCACTGAACAGGAGCAAGACACAGATGTGAAAATATGTGAAGATGGTAAAGACCATGTGCAGAGCACAGCTTTAGTAGAAAATCTAATTGCAGTAAAAGCGGCAGCTGAAAATAATGAGGAGAGCAACAGCTGTATTGTTTCTCAAAGAAATTCATTCAAAGCTTTATCAGAAGAGGCTTGGGACTCAGGGTTTATGGGAAATTCACCTAGAACTGCTGACAAAGAGAATGCTTTACAGTGTAGCTCAAAAACACCTTTACGCCAGGACTTAGAGGCATGTGAACAAGATTCAAGGCCAAAGCAAGAGAACCATCTTCACTCcctaggaagaaataaaatgggtTACCATTTACAACCCAGTGATAAGAGCCAGTTTGATCATTCCAAAGATGGTTGGTTAGCCCCCAGCCCCATGCCACCTGTACACAAAGCATCGAATGGACACTCACGAACCAAGATGATACCCACCTCCATTAAGACAGCTCGGAAAAGTAAAAGAGCATCAGGGTTGAGGATAAATGATTATGATAACCAGTGTGATGTCGTTTATATCAGCCAGCCAATAACAGAATGCCACTTTGAGAATCAAAGATCGATATTATCTTCTCGGAAAACAGCCAGGAAGAGTACTCGAGGATACTTTTTCAATGGCGATTGTTGTGAGCTGCCAACCGTTCGCACGCTGGCCAAGAATTTGCACTCCCAAGAAAAAGCAAGCTGCTCAACTGTGGCATCAGAGGCAGTGGTCACTCCCAAGCAGACCCTTGTCACGTCAGCACCTCAACCCACAGTAGAAGTAGAGCATCCCAGAGAAGACAAGCCTGAAGAACCTAGTAAAGAAACAACCCCTCTCACGGAAGGAGACAGAGATGCATCACCTGAAAAGGAATCTCAAGAGCCAGAGGTTTGCCTCGTGATGAATAACGTAAACCCAAGTGGCTCCCCCACATCAAAAGAAACGGCAGCCTCCAGCCCAGTGTGGCCCCTCCCTGCTCATCTTCCTGAAGAGAACCCACCAGAAGGCAGCTCCATGGTCTCAGCTCCCACAGGAAGTGAGATGTCTTCCCCTGAACGAGACCAGCAGCCAGCTGAAGTGCTGAGTACAGAGGAGACGAGTGTACCCCAAGTCTGCCCCCTACTTCCCTCCGCAGAGAGCATTTCTGAGGGAGGCAGTGACGATGTTGCCCCCAGGCCTGCTTCGCCTCCTGAAacagcagagaaagaggaaagccCTCTGTGTTCAGAAAGTCAAAGTCCCTCCGCGGGCTTGGATCCTCCCATGAGCCCAGGAAAGGCCGAGGAAGAGCCAAGTGTCGCTACTGAGGCTGAGACCGAAGATGCTCAGGAGCTAGATACCGACCCACTCTCGAAGGAAAGCAGCACTTTGACAAATGAAAACCCCAGTGAGATTGAGGAAAGTGAGGCAGCAGGTGGTACAGAAAAACTAGAGGGAGAGGACGGTGATGTAAAACATCCTTCAGAAAAAGATGCATGCGATCAAAACACCGAGTCACCTGAAGAGAATCTGGACAAGAagaaaaaaggtagaaaattCCTGGAGGCCTCCGATAGGTGTCTGCGAAGTCAACTTGCAGATTCTTCCTCTGCCGAGAGGTGCCTAAAAAATCAAAGTTCAGATTCTTCCTCTCTTAGTGCTGACGTCAAGGTTTCTAAGAGTTCTGGTGCAAAACGCTCTAAAAAAGAAGGGTACCCTGTTGGGACAACACCCGAGAGCTTCCCTACTGAAGGCTGCCATACAAAAGCTCCAGAAGACACTGAAAACCCAGTTGTCAACGAAAAGACCCCTGAGAAAGACGCTGAGCAGGAGGTTGAAGCGGGTGGGGTGATCACCAGGCAGACTTTGAAAAACATGCTGGTGAAAGAAGTCAAGGGGGAAGAAGGAAGTCTTTTCCCCAGCAGTGATCCCTTAGCCACAGTTGGCCACCCCCTGCCTGGAGAGAAACTGGAAATCTATGTTCAGTCTAAATTAGGTGAGAACAGTACTCAAGAGCTCTCTGAAAGCATTCCTTGTACTTTCCCAGAACAATCACAGGGGAAGCCAGGACCTGTTCCTGCAAAGGAGACGGAGGAGGCTGTGAATGAAACAGACAGTGCCGACAGCCAGCATAAAGATGGCGATAGTGATGATGTGCCGTCTAGCACGCTGGGATCATCAAGTAGTGGAAATGCTGACACTGCAGTGCCCCCAAAATGGGCCCCGAGGCTTACAAGACTGACCTCCTCCACCTACAATCTAAGACACACTCATTCTTTGGACTCTTTGGATACTATAAAAGTGACTTCCGAAAAGGAAGCAGCACAAGGAAGcccaatcccaaaggaaaaggCAGCTTCCGAGAGTGGAGATCCCATAGATGAAGGTGATGTGGACACCGTGGTGGACGAGCAGCCCAAGTTTGTGGAATGGTGTGCTGAGGAGGAGAACCAGGAGCTCATTGCCAACTTCAATGCCCAGTACATGAAAGTTCAGAAGGGCTGGATCCAGCTGGAGAAAGAAGCCCAGCCAACACCAAGGGCAAGGAACAAGTCTGATAAGCTGAAGGAGATTTGGAAAAGCAAGAAAAGGTCACGGAAATGTCGGGGTTCACTGGAGGTTCAGAAGTTTTCTCCTGTTCAGATGCTGTTTATGACAAACTTTAAATTGTCTAATGTTTGTAAGTGGTTCTTAGAGACAACTGAAACCCGGTCTCTCGTCATTGTGAAGAAGGTCAATACTCGTCTTCCAGGTGACATCCCACCCGTCAAGCACCCTCTTCAGAAGTACCCTCCTTCCAGCCTGTACCCCAGTTCACTACAGGCCGAACGCTTGAAAAAACACTTGAAGAAATTTCCCGGAGCTACTCCTGCCAAGAACAATTGGAAAACACAGAAGCTCTGGGCTAAATTTCGAGAGAATCCTGACCAAGTGGAGCCAGAGGATGGCAGTGACGTGAGCCTCAGCTCCAGTCCTGAAGAGAGTGTAGAGGAGGCCAAGGAAGGTAGAAGCAGCCATCCTCCCACCAGCTCACCAACCCCAGCCAGTACCCGCATCCTTAGGAAGTACTCCAACATTCGAGGAAAGCTCAGAGCCCAGCAGCGTTTGATCAGGAACGAGAAAGTCGAAAGCCCAGTTGGTCCGGCTGTGGAAAGCAAACAGAGTTGCAAGAGTGTGTGCATCAACCCTCTGATGTCCCCCAAGCTCGCCCTGCAAGTCGGTGCAGATGGGTTTCCCATTAAGCCCAAGAGCCCTGATGCAACGAAGGCAAGGAAAGGGAAGCAGGTGCCTGAGGTCTTGCCAAAAGCCGAGGTTCAGAATAAACGCAGGAGGACAGAAGGCGGCAGCACTCAGGACAGGAAGGACAAAGGGCCTGCAATGAAGGCCAGCAAAGAAAGGCATGTTGATGGGTCCACCAGAATCTCCGCTGCCAAGAAGCCAGCCGCAAGGGACAGAAGCAGCCAGCTGCCCAAAAAGACATCTTCAAAAGAGAATAAAGTGAAGATCCCTAAAAAATCACCTGGAAAGAGCTGCCCGCcctccaggaaagaaaaagagaatgcaaACAAAAGACCTACCCAGCCCTCTGCCTCAGATCCAGTGACAAAATCGGCAAAGCAAAAAGGGGCAGGTGAGTCCTCTTCCAGGCCACAGAAAGCCACAAATAGAAAACAGAGCAGTGGAAAGACTCGGGCCAGACCCTCAACAAAAACCCCAGAGAACAGTGCGGCCCAGAGAAAGCGAAAGCTGAAGGCAAAGCTGGACTCTTCCCACAGCAAACGAAGGCGGTTGGATGCAAAGTGATTCGCAGGGCAGTAGCCCAGAGTTAAAACTGTTCTATTAGAAGTAACCCTTTATTTTGCATTAACTAAATCTGCTTTTATAAGCTTATCAAGCCTTTCAAATCTGCAGTTAATGGAGAACACCACAATTTAAGATGTCAGAAAGTGCGTCTCAGATGGAGAAGGGAACTTGCAGAGTCTTTCTCTGAGGTTGAGTAAGGGaagttatatattatattctgGTTGTTCCTTGGGTTTTAAACTTGGAACCAagcagttttagtttttaaaagtacagtgccttatttatcctttttgtttttaaatttacaaaagcTAAAAAGCTGATCTATGTGATTAAAGGCTTGTATTTTATACTTGACGCACAAGCACTTGTACTGTAGCCAAGAAGACCACCATCATGCACATAAACGTAGCTTTTCCGCAGCCACCCTGCAGTGTCAGTACACGAACAGATGCTCCTCTTTGCAAACCCCCGCAGTGAGCTTCCCTCTGTCTTGTTTGTCTAAACGATATTTGAAAGCTGAACCAAATCATTTTTACAGTATGTGGAGAATGCAGAGggaatttataattattataaaagatTAACACTTCTGTtacccctttttaaaaattcgtATTCGTTGTTGGTCACTCATCTCTGATCTTTTGTCATTTCAGGAAATAGATTCTAAATTCTGTGCCCGTGGGACAAAAGGTTGTCACAAGGTGTTAATGTTGATATATGAGGTCTGAAAATGACTCACATCCCCCAAACTATTTGCATTACTGATTCTTCCCATCCTTTTCATTTTTGATCTTGCACGCTTGCTAGCACACTAATGAGGTTTTCATCCtactttgggagaaaaaaaaaaaaagctaatgtcTTTTTGCTGTAATTTGACAATTGGGGTAAGAGTGACcattctaattatttttcttgtcttgagTACTTCTGTATTCAAAGAAAGCCAAAATGTTGTTTTCAGTAATAGGAAACtttaaaagagtgtgtgtgtgtttgggggtatTTGCATGTGGTTATAAAGCCACAAATGCCTCCCATTCCCCCAGTTAAATTCTTCTCCTTGCAGTGTGATAGGCTGTTCATGAGCTGAGTAATTAGCATAGGCCAGATGGCTTAAATGTAGCCTAGGGTCTCTATGAGCATCCCCCAAATCACTATGGCACCAGACTCAGAATTATAAAAAGGTCAGAGCAGCCTTTCAGTTGGAGAAAGTAGCACCAACATCTCATTGTGTGCCCACACACACCCCAGTACCAGGAGCTGATGCTCAGCTGGTATTCCAGTGTGAAATGTATATGTTTTGAATAGATGCCCTTTCTGATGGATTAACATCATACTAGTAGTTAATGCTTATAGAATCACAATGGCCTCTATCACGTCGGGCTCTGTTCCATGGCTCAAAAGCGAGAGCTGCAATATTTGTAACTGATGTTGTTTGAGACCTGAAATGAGTGTATTGGCTTTACCTTGGTGCCTATAACATTGCTCCATTATAACACAGTGTGTACTCGGCATCTCCATTGGGCCGCTCTGCCAATAAGTCTTGGTCGCTAAAGCTTCAGCCAGCTTCTCTGACATGCTCTGTCCCCAAAATAGGCTCGTATGGACAGCTGCTATTCCGTCctttttattaaaagattttCCATCCCTATTGCTTGAAATCTGTTTGGATAAACCCAGATGTACCTGTTTTCATGCATTAGTTCATTCAGATCATGATAAAACAAGTTTTCTCCCCATTCTGTTAAAATTTTGCTGTATATAATGAAAACTTCTGGGATAGGATTAGAAAGCAGTGTTTGATTCATGGGAAACTGAGCACGGTGTTGATTTTTGCAGATAGTGAAGCTTACTATCTTCAAATAAGCCTTTTTTTTGGCCCCCCTAGTATCTCCTCTATCCCatgagtctttttttcttttttgtatctttGACCTTGGCCATTCCAGAGCTACCTATATTAATGAAACTgctgagagtgtgtgtgttggcAACCTTCCTCAGCATTAAGTTGCACAGAAGCATTAACGTGTTTTAAGTAGGTTCATTTAATCTATGTAAGTGgttttaaagtttcttaaaaaatcttttcatagAGTTGTCACTGGATACTGTTTTTGTGGTGACTTTAACAGTGGAGGTTTGCCCACATCAGGTGTGCTGACCCCTGTACGTACGTTCAAGGTGCCCCTTAGCTGCATACAGACGACCTTGTAAGGGTGCTTGGGTTAGGTTAGGGAGAGATGCCAGGCTGGAGGTAGGTGGCACTTTTCCAGTTGCAGGTTATAATCCATTCcattccttttctcatttctttttcatttttaaaagcttatcaCTTCAAGATCATAGCCTTCTCTCCCATTCTAGACAGCATTGGAGAAAAGATATCAATGtgcatctatttattttatatacctaCCAATGCAATGGCTCATCTTTAAAATCAACTTACACTTTATAACAGACTACATTTAAGTAGACTGGGATTCTACATAAGTAAGACACTTAAAAGTTTAGAATTATATTTGTTGAATCTCACTTTTGCTGATTCAGTTAACTTTACtaatagaagaaaggaaaaaagtagacTTGAGGTCCAACTCTGGAAGGCCCATTTACACTTGCAGCAGATGCTGGCAAGCCTGTCTCTCAGACTTTTCCAAGCCTAGACTTGGTTCTGACTCAAGACTCCCCTTGATCTCCCCTCCTTGCCAGACCTCCTTCCTGTAGCCATCGTCCCAGTGTGGCTTGCACCGGATGCAAAGGCAGTCTGTCCCACCTTCTGGATTCCAAATTTAAAAGGAATTCAGCTCCTGGGCCTGTACTCAGAGAAGTGACTTTTGGAGCTGACGTTAATGACCAGAGAACATCAGTATTCCCTCTGAGCTTCTGGGGGAGCTGGAAGACGCCTGGAAAGCAGTCACTAAAGCTCCACCATAGCTCCCCAGATCTGGCCCTCTTTAGGAGGCCCTTTTCCATCTCCCATTTTCTACCCTCTGAGGCTCCCCGAGTTTGGAGGAACCACCTGGAATCTGTGCCCTTGGTCAGGGTCCAGAACCTCACCCCTGGCACTGGCGCAGACATGTTAACGGTCTTGCAGCACAGCAGGAAGGCCATGGACCTTTGTTCTGCTTGTGAGGCTACGTATATACAAATGTTAGTCACGTCGATTAACCTGAAGTTGCTAGTCCCTTGGCTCCCTTTGGTAGGCCAGTTCTGTTGTATCTGCATTTCATTAAAGACTTCTACACaagccttattttaaaaataatcttgggCCATGGGTTTCATGCCTCCTTGTTCCTGTGTAGTATAGATGGAAGAGGTGTAGTCAGTCATCACTTCATAAACGTGGTTCTTCTAATGGGGTCCTCTATGCATCACGGGACTGGGCAGGTGAATTCCTCACAGTTCAGATAGGTCATCAGTAAACACATCACTTCATGACAGTCATTTTGAATTGGA
This genomic interval from Bubalus bubalis isolate 160015118507 breed Murrah chromosome 23, NDDB_SH_1, whole genome shotgun sequence contains the following:
- the LCOR gene encoding ligand-dependent corepressor isoform X4, giving the protein MQRMIQQFAAEYTSKNSSTQDPSQPNSTKNQSLPKASPVTTSPTAATAQNPVLSKLLMADQDSPLDLTVRKSQSEPSEQDGVLDLSTKKSPCAGSTSLSHSPGCSSTQGNGENSAEAIAVHSNHQSKSPLEKFMVKLCTHHQKQFIRVLNDLYTESQPGSEDLQSSDSGAMDASICDAGCAQLGTRHAEKDALCLNMKSSTSVDLPIDSGGSHSPPHLTEQALKEPLPETNSVDGREKTLTIVQKDSSELPTTKPNSMDNSTLGYLTAPNSSSLNFHRISKNPEGQTTEQEQDTDVKICEDGKDHVQSTALVENLIAVKAAAENNEESNSCIVSQRNSFKALSEEAWDSGFMGNSPRTADKENALQCSSKTPLRQDLEACEQDSRPKQENHLHSLGRNKMGYHLQPSDKSQFDHSKDGWLAPSPMPPVHKASNGHSRTKMIPTSIKTARKSKRASGLRINDYDNQCDVVYISQPITECHFENQRSILSSRKTARKSTRGYFFNGDCCELPTVRTLAKNLHSQEKASCSTVASEAVVTPKQTLVTSAPQPTVEVEHPREDKPEEPSKETTPLTEGDRDASPEKESQEPEVCLVMNNVNPSGSPTSKETAASSPVWPLPAHLPEENPPEGSSMVSAPTGSEMSSPERDQQPAEVLSTEETSVPQVCPLLPSAESISEGGSDDVAPRPASPPETAEKEESPLCSESQSPSAGLDPPMSPGKAEEEPSVATEAETEDAQELDTDPLSKESSTLTNENPSEIEESEAAGGTEKLEGEDGDVKHPSEKDACDQNTESPEENLDKKKKGRKFLEASDRCLRSQLADSSSAERCLKNQSSDSSSLSADVKVSKSSGAKRSKKEGYPVGTTPESFPTEGCHTKAPEDTENPVVNEKTPEKDAEQEVEAGGVITRQTLKNMLVKEVKGEEGSLFPSSDPLATVGHPLPGEKLEIYVQSKLGENSTQELSESIPCTFPEQSQGKPGPVPAKETEEAVNETDSADSQHKDGDSDDVPSSTLGSSSSGNADTAVPPKWAPRLTRLTSSTYNLRHTHSLDSLDTIKVTSEKEAAQGSPIPKEKAASESGDPIDEGDVDTVVDEQPKFVEWCAEEENQELIANFNAQYMKVQKGWIQLEKEAQPTPRARNKSDKLKEIWKSKKRSRKCRGSLEVQKFSPVQMLFMTNFKLSNVCKWFLETTETRSLVIVKKVNTRLPGDIPPVKHPLQKYPPSSLYPSSLQAERLKKHLKKFPGATPAKNNWKTQKLWAKFRENPDQVEPEDGSDVSLSSSPEESVEEAKEGRSSHPPTSSPTPASTRILRKYSNIRGKLRAQQRLIRNEKVESPVGPAVESKQSCKSVCINPLMSPKLALQVGADGFPIKPKSPDATKARKGKQVPEVLPKAEVQNKRRRTEGGSTQDRKDKGPAMKASKERHVDGSTRISAAKKPAARDRSSQLPKKTSSKENKVKIPKKSPGKSCPPSRKEKENANKRPTQPSASDPVTKSAKQKGAGESSSRPQKATNRKQSSGKTRARPSTKTPENSAAQRKRKLKAKLDSSHSKRRRLDAK
- the LCOR gene encoding ligand-dependent corepressor isoform X3 — encoded protein: MQILLSGVHSAAISCGFESILEGLFGPALLKDLSLFKDCEPESISDWTFDENCLFCCLRRDKVKGHLVGLDEPASGAGQEALLKQEQAKIIRFERQAEEFLNAVFCRKDSPWVSDPNIPLVAREIMQRMIQQFAAEYTSKNSSTQDPSQPNSTKNQSLPKASPVTTSPTAATAQNPVLSKLLMADQDSPLDLTVRKSQSEPSEQDGVLDLSTKKSPCAGSTSLSHSPGCSSTQGNGENSAEAIAVHSNHQSKSPLEKFMVKLCTHHQKQFIRVLNDLYTESQPGSEDLQSSDSGAMDASICDAGCAQLGTRHAEKDALCLNMKSSTSVDLPIDSGGSHSPPHLTEQALKEPLPETNSVDGREKTLTIVQKDSSELPTTKPNSMDNSTLGYLTAPNSSSLNFHRISKNPEGQTTEQEQDTDVKICEDGKDHVQSTALVENLIAVKAAAENNEESNSCIVSQRNSFKALSEEAWDSGFMGNSPRTADKENALQCSSKTPLRQDLEACEQDSRPKQENHLHSLGRNKMGYHLQPSDKSQFDHSKDGWLAPSPMPPVHKASNGHSRTKMIPTSIKTARKSKRASGLRINDYDNQCDVVYISQPITECHFENQRSILSSRKTARKSTRGYFFNGDCCELPTVRTLAKNLHSQEKASCSTVASEAVVTPKQTLVTSAPQPTVEVEHPREDKPEEPSKETTPLTEGDRDASPEKESQEPEVCLVMNNVNPSGSPTSKETAASSPVWPLPAHLPEENPPEGSSMVSAPTGSEMSSPERDQQPAEVLSTEETSVPQVCPLLPSAESISEGGSDDVAPRPASPPETAEKEESPLCSESQSPSAGLDPPMSPGKAEEEPSVATEAETEDAQELDTDPLSKESSTLTNENPSEIEESEAAGGTEKLEGEDGDVKHPSEKDACDQNTESPEENLDKKKKGRKFLEASDRCLRSQLADSSSAERCLKNQSSDSSSLSADVKVSKSSGAKRSKKEGYPVGTTPESFPTEGCHTKAPEDTENPVVNEKTPEKDAEQEVEAGGVITRQTLKNMLVKEVKGEEGSLFPSSDPLATVGHPLPGEKLEIYVQSKLGENSTQELSESIPCTFPEQSQGKPGPVPAKETEEAVNETDSADSQHKDGDSDDVPSSTLGSSSSGNADTAVPPKWAPRLTRLTSSTYNLRHTHSLDSLDTIKVTSEKEAAQGSPIPKEKAASESGDPIDEGDVDTVVDEQPKFVEWCAEEENQELIANFNAQYMKVQKGWIQLEKEAQPTPRARNKSDKLKEIWKSKKRSRKCRGSLEVQKFSPVQMLFMTNFKLSNVCKWFLETTETRSLVIVKKVNTRLPGDIPPVKHPLQKYPPSSLYPSSLQAERLKKHLKKFPGATPAKNNWKTQKLWAKFRENPDQVEPEDGSDVSLSSSPEESVEEAKEGRSSHPPTSSPTPASTRILRKYSNIRGKLRAQQRLIRNEKVESPVGPAVESKQSCKSVCINPLMSPKLALQVGADGFPIKPKSPDATKARKGKQVPEVLPKAEVQNKRRRTEGGSTQDRKDKGPAMKASKERHVDGSTRISAAKKPAARDRSSQLPKKTSSKENKVKIPKKSPGKSCPPSRKEKENANKRPTQPSASDPVTKSAKQKGAGESSSRPQKATNRKQSSGKTRARPSTKTPENSAAQRKRKLKAKLDSSHSKRRRLDAK
- the LCOR gene encoding ligand-dependent corepressor isoform X1, which produces MAAGGSGCTSSAGGGGGSGRGVNPRRSGRSRFPLCGGRRDHKGLTHIFNPPPKRFESILEGLFGPALLKDLSLFKDCEPESISDWTFDENCLFCCLRRDKVKGHLVGLDEPASGAGQEALLKQEQAKIIRFERQAEEFLNAVFCRKDSPWVSDPNIPLVAREIMQRMIQQFAAEYTSKNSSTQDPSQPNSTKNQSLPKASPVTTSPTAATAQNPVLSKLLMADQDSPLDLTVRKSQSEPSEQDGVLDLSTKKSPCAGSTSLSHSPGCSSTQGNGENSAEAIAVHSNHQSKSPLEKFMVKLCTHHQKQFIRVLNDLYTESQPGSEDLQSSDSGAMDASICDAGCAQLGTRHAEKDALCLNMKSSTSVDLPIDSGGSHSPPHLTEQALKEPLPETNSVDGREKTLTIVQKDSSELPTTKPNSMDNSTLGYLTAPNSSSLNFHRISKNPEGQTTEQEQDTDVKICEDGKDHVQSTALVENLIAVKAAAENNEESNSCIVSQRNSFKALSEEAWDSGFMGNSPRTADKENALQCSSKTPLRQDLEACEQDSRPKQENHLHSLGRNKMGYHLQPSDKSQFDHSKDGWLAPSPMPPVHKASNGHSRTKMIPTSIKTARKSKRASGLRINDYDNQCDVVYISQPITECHFENQRSILSSRKTARKSTRGYFFNGDCCELPTVRTLAKNLHSQEKASCSTVASEAVVTPKQTLVTSAPQPTVEVEHPREDKPEEPSKETTPLTEGDRDASPEKESQEPEVCLVMNNVNPSGSPTSKETAASSPVWPLPAHLPEENPPEGSSMVSAPTGSEMSSPERDQQPAEVLSTEETSVPQVCPLLPSAESISEGGSDDVAPRPASPPETAEKEESPLCSESQSPSAGLDPPMSPGKAEEEPSVATEAETEDAQELDTDPLSKESSTLTNENPSEIEESEAAGGTEKLEGEDGDVKHPSEKDACDQNTESPEENLDKKKKGRKFLEASDRCLRSQLADSSSAERCLKNQSSDSSSLSADVKVSKSSGAKRSKKEGYPVGTTPESFPTEGCHTKAPEDTENPVVNEKTPEKDAEQEVEAGGVITRQTLKNMLVKEVKGEEGSLFPSSDPLATVGHPLPGEKLEIYVQSKLGENSTQELSESIPCTFPEQSQGKPGPVPAKETEEAVNETDSADSQHKDGDSDDVPSSTLGSSSSGNADTAVPPKWAPRLTRLTSSTYNLRHTHSLDSLDTIKVTSEKEAAQGSPIPKEKAASESGDPIDEGDVDTVVDEQPKFVEWCAEEENQELIANFNAQYMKVQKGWIQLEKEAQPTPRARNKSDKLKEIWKSKKRSRKCRGSLEVQKFSPVQMLFMTNFKLSNVCKWFLETTETRSLVIVKKVNTRLPGDIPPVKHPLQKYPPSSLYPSSLQAERLKKHLKKFPGATPAKNNWKTQKLWAKFRENPDQVEPEDGSDVSLSSSPEESVEEAKEGRSSHPPTSSPTPASTRILRKYSNIRGKLRAQQRLIRNEKVESPVGPAVESKQSCKSVCINPLMSPKLALQVGADGFPIKPKSPDATKARKGKQVPEVLPKAEVQNKRRRTEGGSTQDRKDKGPAMKASKERHVDGSTRISAAKKPAARDRSSQLPKKTSSKENKVKIPKKSPGKSCPPSRKEKENANKRPTQPSASDPVTKSAKQKGAGESSSRPQKATNRKQSSGKTRARPSTKTPENSAAQRKRKLKAKLDSSHSKRRRLDAK
- the LCOR gene encoding ligand-dependent corepressor isoform X2, which codes for MARVCRRQQCSVERRGFRQELDSWRHKLIHCVGFESILEGLFGPALLKDLSLFKDCEPESISDWTFDENCLFCCLRRDKVKGHLVGLDEPASGAGQEALLKQEQAKIIRFERQAEEFLNAVFCRKDSPWVSDPNIPLVAREIMQRMIQQFAAEYTSKNSSTQDPSQPNSTKNQSLPKASPVTTSPTAATAQNPVLSKLLMADQDSPLDLTVRKSQSEPSEQDGVLDLSTKKSPCAGSTSLSHSPGCSSTQGNGENSAEAIAVHSNHQSKSPLEKFMVKLCTHHQKQFIRVLNDLYTESQPGSEDLQSSDSGAMDASICDAGCAQLGTRHAEKDALCLNMKSSTSVDLPIDSGGSHSPPHLTEQALKEPLPETNSVDGREKTLTIVQKDSSELPTTKPNSMDNSTLGYLTAPNSSSLNFHRISKNPEGQTTEQEQDTDVKICEDGKDHVQSTALVENLIAVKAAAENNEESNSCIVSQRNSFKALSEEAWDSGFMGNSPRTADKENALQCSSKTPLRQDLEACEQDSRPKQENHLHSLGRNKMGYHLQPSDKSQFDHSKDGWLAPSPMPPVHKASNGHSRTKMIPTSIKTARKSKRASGLRINDYDNQCDVVYISQPITECHFENQRSILSSRKTARKSTRGYFFNGDCCELPTVRTLAKNLHSQEKASCSTVASEAVVTPKQTLVTSAPQPTVEVEHPREDKPEEPSKETTPLTEGDRDASPEKESQEPEVCLVMNNVNPSGSPTSKETAASSPVWPLPAHLPEENPPEGSSMVSAPTGSEMSSPERDQQPAEVLSTEETSVPQVCPLLPSAESISEGGSDDVAPRPASPPETAEKEESPLCSESQSPSAGLDPPMSPGKAEEEPSVATEAETEDAQELDTDPLSKESSTLTNENPSEIEESEAAGGTEKLEGEDGDVKHPSEKDACDQNTESPEENLDKKKKGRKFLEASDRCLRSQLADSSSAERCLKNQSSDSSSLSADVKVSKSSGAKRSKKEGYPVGTTPESFPTEGCHTKAPEDTENPVVNEKTPEKDAEQEVEAGGVITRQTLKNMLVKEVKGEEGSLFPSSDPLATVGHPLPGEKLEIYVQSKLGENSTQELSESIPCTFPEQSQGKPGPVPAKETEEAVNETDSADSQHKDGDSDDVPSSTLGSSSSGNADTAVPPKWAPRLTRLTSSTYNLRHTHSLDSLDTIKVTSEKEAAQGSPIPKEKAASESGDPIDEGDVDTVVDEQPKFVEWCAEEENQELIANFNAQYMKVQKGWIQLEKEAQPTPRARNKSDKLKEIWKSKKRSRKCRGSLEVQKFSPVQMLFMTNFKLSNVCKWFLETTETRSLVIVKKVNTRLPGDIPPVKHPLQKYPPSSLYPSSLQAERLKKHLKKFPGATPAKNNWKTQKLWAKFRENPDQVEPEDGSDVSLSSSPEESVEEAKEGRSSHPPTSSPTPASTRILRKYSNIRGKLRAQQRLIRNEKVESPVGPAVESKQSCKSVCINPLMSPKLALQVGADGFPIKPKSPDATKARKGKQVPEVLPKAEVQNKRRRTEGGSTQDRKDKGPAMKASKERHVDGSTRISAAKKPAARDRSSQLPKKTSSKENKVKIPKKSPGKSCPPSRKEKENANKRPTQPSASDPVTKSAKQKGAGESSSRPQKATNRKQSSGKTRARPSTKTPENSAAQRKRKLKAKLDSSHSKRRRLDAK